The Claveliimonas bilis genome window below encodes:
- a CDS encoding glycosyltransferase family 2 protein: MNRRKVSVIMSVYNPKPFSQLETAARSILEQSERDWELLIYDDGSSEEWKERIKSLEMLDSRIRCLEGKENRGIAYGLNQCIQEAEGEYIARMDGDDISLPDRLKEQAHFLDEHKEYEFVGCSAFLIGEDGVWGVREMPEIPKKESFLSSSPYIHPSVMFRKSVFEKHGYYHVSDETKRCEDYELFMRLHIFGCRGYNLQKKLFCYREDKGSYRKRRLCYRIDEIRLRRLGFAALGLNGAKAWMYRYKPLAVWMIPGIIYRGLKRCQAGGQAVLKERRQSGEYPYPCRDHQPGF; this comes from the coding sequence ATGAATCGAAGGAAAGTCAGTGTGATCATGAGTGTTTACAATCCAAAGCCGTTTTCCCAGCTGGAGACGGCGGCCAGATCTATTTTGGAACAGAGTGAAAGGGACTGGGAACTTCTGATCTATGATGATGGTTCATCCGAAGAGTGGAAAGAGAGGATCAAAAGTCTTGAAATGTTGGATTCAAGGATCCGCTGTCTGGAAGGAAAGGAAAACCGCGGTATTGCCTATGGCCTGAATCAGTGTATCCAGGAGGCGGAGGGAGAGTATATTGCAAGGATGGACGGTGATGATATCTCTCTGCCGGACCGGCTGAAGGAACAGGCGCATTTTCTGGATGAACACAAAGAGTATGAGTTTGTGGGATGCAGCGCTTTTCTCATAGGAGAAGATGGGGTGTGGGGCGTAAGAGAAATGCCTGAAATTCCGAAAAAAGAGAGTTTTCTTTCTTCTTCACCCTACATTCATCCTTCTGTGATGTTCAGAAAGAGCGTATTTGAAAAGCACGGATATTATCATGTGTCAGATGAAACAAAGCGATGCGAGGACTATGAACTTTTTATGCGCCTGCATATTTTCGGCTGCCGTGGGTATAATCTTCAGAAGAAATTGTTTTGCTACCGGGAGGACAAAGGAAGTTACAGGAAGCGGCGGCTCTGTTACAGAATAGATGAGATCAGGCTTCGCCGCCTTGGGTTTGCGGCACTTGGACTGAACGGGGCAAAAGCATGGATGTACCGCTATAAACCTTTGGCGGTGTGGATGATCCCGGGTATCATATACCGGGGGCTGAAACGCTGTCAGGCAGGAGGGCAGGCGGTGCTTAAGGAAAGGAGACAAAGCGGTGAGTACCCATACCCATGCCGAGATCATCAGCCGGGATTCTGA
- a CDS encoding ABC transporter permease: MRKQSYFVIQELVSRELKRKYSRSRLGILWSVLSPLLSMAVLSLVFSAMFRKSIENYPVYYLTGFILWNFFTTATNTAMTALADNQALILQVKFPREVFPFARAYTAFVNFLYSLIAYGIILLIFGIRLSAAVFLFPVIVFFIFLFSLGMGYLLSVLYVFFGDVRHLYSVFLTLWMYLSALFYPLELLPETMQRLIWQNPIYNFIAAARDCILYGTLPRSAVMIRIFVWGIGMYGAGKFVFQKSQSKVIQKL; this comes from the coding sequence ATGAGAAAGCAATCCTATTTTGTGATACAGGAACTGGTTTCCAGGGAACTGAAAAGAAAATACAGCAGATCCAGGCTGGGAATCCTGTGGAGTGTTTTAAGCCCTCTGCTTTCTATGGCTGTTCTGTCTCTGGTCTTTTCTGCCATGTTCCGAAAATCCATTGAAAATTATCCGGTTTATTACCTGACAGGTTTTATCCTGTGGAATTTTTTTACTACGGCCACCAATACAGCCATGACAGCTCTTGCGGATAATCAGGCTCTGATCCTGCAGGTGAAATTTCCAAGGGAGGTGTTTCCTTTTGCCAGGGCATATACAGCTTTTGTCAATTTCCTCTATTCCCTTATCGCCTATGGGATCATTCTGCTGATTTTTGGAATACGCCTGTCGGCAGCAGTTTTCCTGTTTCCTGTGATCGTGTTTTTTATTTTCCTGTTTTCTCTTGGCATGGGATATCTGCTGTCAGTGCTTTATGTGTTTTTCGGTGATGTGCGGCATTTGTATTCAGTTTTCCTGACGCTTTGGATGTACCTTTCTGCTCTCTTTTATCCACTGGAACTTTTGCCGGAGACTATGCAGCGGCTGATCTGGCAGAATCCCATCTATAATTTCATTGCGGCGGCCAGAGACTGCATCCTTTATGGAACCTTACCCCGATCAGCTGTTATGATTCGGATTTTTGTGTGGGGGATTGGGATGTACGGGGCAGGCAAATTTGTATTTCAGAAAAGCCAGAGCAAAGTCATACAGAAATTGTAA
- a CDS encoding ABC transporter ATP-binding protein, producing the protein MKEEKKKAGCPVISVRDVSMYFKVPEESASSLKEFTVQLAAGRRRYRTLKALDHISFDVYEGEVMGIIGTNGSGKSTLLKIISGAMIPTGGSVQVDESQVQLLTLGTGFDRELTARENVYLNGAILGYSREFIRRKYRKIVEFAELEGFMEQKIKNFSSGMISRLGFAIATVRETPGILILDEVLSVGDLFFKEKSGRRIEEMIHSGATVLIVSHSTDTILKNCSRAVWIEKGEQKMTGNPGEVCRAYVEYGKEKKR; encoded by the coding sequence ATGAAAGAGGAAAAGAAAAAGGCAGGCTGCCCGGTTATTTCTGTTCGGGACGTCAGTATGTATTTTAAAGTACCGGAAGAAAGCGCTTCCAGTCTGAAGGAATTTACAGTGCAGCTGGCGGCAGGCAGACGGCGCTACCGTACACTCAAAGCTTTGGATCATATCAGTTTTGATGTGTATGAGGGGGAAGTGATGGGAATTATCGGAACCAACGGATCAGGGAAGAGTACCCTTTTGAAGATCATTTCCGGCGCTATGATCCCTACAGGAGGAAGTGTACAGGTAGATGAGAGCCAGGTTCAGCTCCTTACGCTGGGGACCGGCTTTGACCGGGAACTGACCGCCAGAGAAAATGTATATCTGAATGGTGCGATCTTGGGATACAGCAGGGAGTTTATCCGGAGAAAATATAGAAAGATCGTGGAGTTTGCAGAGTTGGAGGGCTTTATGGAACAGAAGATAAAAAACTTTTCCTCCGGTATGATATCCCGTTTGGGATTCGCCATTGCCACGGTAAGAGAAACGCCTGGGATCCTGATCCTGGACGAGGTGTTAAGCGTGGGAGATCTGTTTTTTAAGGAAAAAAGCGGCAGACGCATCGAAGAGATGATACACAGCGGGGCAACCGTTTTGATCGTTTCTCATTCTACAGACACAATTTTGAAAAACTGCAGCCGGGCGGTGTGGATTGAAAAAGGAGAGCAGAAAATGACCGGGAATCCGGGGGAAGTCTGCCGGGCTTATGTGGAGTATGGAAAGGAGAAAAAGAGATGA